The Phlebotomus papatasi isolate M1 chromosome 3, Ppap_2.1, whole genome shotgun sequence genomic sequence ttaaaaaattcgaagatcgattTCGAAAGTCGAAGACCAgacatttttactgctcattcagccaaaacagaagtagattttgattctccaatagtgtcttggataaaaggtaaatggaactctatttggacaaaaagtcgttgaagatcgaagaattcaaattcattttcgaattttcatactaaattttcgaacaaggtggggaaaatttatcaaatatcacactaaaaacctggcaaaagagttacagggattatggagtgattaaatacagggacaagaacagtaagcgtcgttgttctgtttttttttcctaagaacaatgtgaagaccgtaaaattttgacacttgagcacttcggaattcgaacaagatgcaacttccgccaccttgcggaatttttcaagaagtaagaaagtcttttttttggatcttcaaatagattttcgaatttttcatgatctacttctgtacggataGATTACGTCTATGTGGTGGCTGAAATACgttttgttcgaatttcgaagtataTCAAGTGCCAATCTTCActtttttgtgaggaaaaactaAACAATGGCGctcttaatatttttattctcatATAATTCCTCAGCATAATCACTGACTGAATGATACTTTTAGCAGCATATATTTCGCAAATGTTCTCAATCTTTTGCGAAAACtaagttcgaaaatttgaatcttaatttcttAAATCATCAAGAATCAtcgacattttgtgcaaataaagttccatttaccttttaaggcctctacacattggaagcaaattttcgttaaaatgtcatttttgacagaactTTGACGTTTCCATCTACAGCACTGcttgaaatttccaaaagcatttttttttacaaaaactgctcccaatgtgtaaaggCTTTTAAGCAAGACATTGTAGAATAAAACTCCTGCTGTCAATAAGaagtttcaaaatattttgtcaaatatcGAGAAATTTTTGTAAACCAAAAACGTTTAGCAACCAAATCACCAAAACAGTACAGAATTTCTGTATTCATAATCGAAAACACGTTCGAAAATCCGTTTCGAAATTGAGAGAAATTACGTGTTTAATTCACATTCCGTGAGGTAAATCCATTGTGCCATTCACGTGGTTGTTGAAGTTCTTTTCTTCGAATGTTgaagtcaaatttaatttcaaattttcagccTCAGTACTCGAACAGATTGttaaaaagtgaaatatatCACTAAAAAATAGGAGGTGACTACACGGAGAAGGGATAGGAATATTATGAATTGGTTACTTTGATTACCGATAAAAAAGTGAAGATTGACAGATGTTGACAGAAGATTGACACAAAGAACACCCCGATACTTCGAAAAACTCTAAAAATAAAACACTGCACAGTGCATTTGTCTGGCTTCTCTGCCATATTAACATGAAATCATCAACGCCTGTCACTGACGAAGCAGTTGCTTTTCACGATTTTCTTATTGCATTACCACCGTTAATGCATAATCATCCTTGGTTTTTCCCAATTCACAACTCGCATTTGTAAAGATTTCTGCCATCCGACTATTATTGAATGAAGCGCCTTGACATTTCTACAATTATTCCACGCGAAGAACTTTGTAGTACAAACTATTCTAATGTCCAATCAATTTCTTcactcaattttttattttaaacaaaccaaatcaaacaaaatatttcttcacCTAGCACTTGTTCACGTTTTAGACGACTTCTTTCTCAACGTGTTAAAAGACGCTGCTAAGGCAGTAAATCTTTTAAACTCCGGCTACAATTGTGTGAGTGTTACTTATTCCATGGAGTGCTGCCGCTTGCCCTCATGAAGCATTGAAAATCAAAGAGGCatcatttacattttttgcataAAGCTTATTGAGAAGATTTAAAAGTTCTTCTCTGTAAAATATGATATTTAACGTTGtatacaaattttgaaatttctaatagAGGCAATATGCTATATTATGTTCAACATTTATTGGACTTAAGGGAAAAGTTAGTTTAAGTTGGGGGAATGTGTGGCAGATTCTTGGAGGAgcagtttaattttttgcatttattttatttttgtaactAATGAGGTAGATTTGTATgagttttatttcattttgatttttacacataggggaaattggggcactaGCGACCATAGGTAACACCGAACACTGATTTATATTTCTGAACTACTCAGACTATGACGACCATTTTTTCagtatctataaattcatattattattattactaatcgtatcgagatattgtattacaagatacagtagactctcgctaattcgcacttttaagatcgggctactttataattagggcggcagttaaattcgaaaaaagtttgttgacatttctcaacttcgattatgattatcaaatgaaacaaatatgctcaaatttgcaatGGTTTGTCtcagttttgatgtgattttgcattattgagggattttcatgcaacttacgatatatatcagtgtgtaaactcaatatctatatcagaggtgtgcaagaaccgtttgaaaccgaaaaaacgtcaaataaagcttgttcgtcaatggtcaaaacgctacctgagcaaacttatttttacgtttatttggtttcaacggttcttgcacacctctgatctatatgcacatgaataaaaaaatcgttgcatttcaaaaagtttgtcatccgaatttctgtctaattcggctgacatttcggtcccatatgcccgaatttgagagagtctactgtaataatttttacaatgtTAATTTTCGTGTTAGAAGAACTGGCTAAGttcattgtagaccgcccagaaGCGCCTTCCgtggtgtggatgcttcttcgcGTGTTgtagatgcttcttccatgctcccggagttgttgggcgaagACGGTGCATTATGATACGTTATTATTACATATGAAAGttgtctaaatcagacattcagatctttgcaccatCAGCATAATTTTTTGTAAGAATTGTGCCGACTTACCGATTTCGCTTTTCGGTCTAGAAGATTTGTATTTCCATCCAGTACAGTACATTAACATTTACCACTGGAATTGTCCGTaggaaattaattatattacgaATGCTATACTTTATAAGTACGAAGTGGCATTTAAATCTGCCGATTTCTTCTCTAAAATCGTGCCAATCTGCCGTTTTTTGCTAATGAACATGCTGATCTGTCACTTTCTGGCCGAATTGTGCCGATCTATTGATATCTTAGCAAAACAATGCCGATCAGTCGATTTTTAgctccagatcggcacaatttatCCAATCATTACACTCTGAGAGCCAGTTATTCACCCCTTGTATTTTTCCAATACTTATATCCAGCATAGATACATACCATATTCTTTTAAATCTGGTTTTACAACCGTCTCTGATAGATCGATTTTTCTCATCTTTGTAAACTTCTTTGTAATGTCTTTTTATTCCCCTATCAGGAAAAATTGCATTCACTTGCAGTTTCATTTCCATAATTGATAGTGaaaaacctaacctcaaaaaactgTGTGAAGTAATTCGTTTACCGCCTCATAATCGCATTTTGGCAGTTTACCGCCTCATAATTGCATTTTGGCAGTTTACTAGTGAAACCATTCAGTCAAGCTGTCAACTAAATCATTCACCGGCTTTTTACTTACATAATCTGTTCCCAGGAGATGAATAAGTATAGCTAGCGAGTGAACCGTTAGTGGTAGATCGTCAGATCGCGCCGATCAATCTCCAAGATCGTGCTGATCGCATAGACTTGAGGATCGCGCTAATAGGCACGCAAAGTAAACCATGAGTGGCAGATCTGTTTACCCGCAGCGAAATTGAGAATTTAGAGAATTCAGAAACCCCTGTCAATAAAAATAGGAATGAGTCACCCCTTAAGATACACCCTATACCGGAAATCTAgattaaaaaatcttaagttgGATACAGTTCATAAACTTAAAATAACTTCAGCTGCATGAAATTACCCTATCCTCCCCTTTTAAAATTCGATTCtgtttatcaaatttttttttgtgtaaaatgcACTGTAGCAAAGACCAATTTGAAATTCAAGTTTGGAACAAGCCCAACCTTTCCTACACCATTTCCAGCAACTATTTCCGAAATTTTCTTCTCGCCACCAAGTATTTTGGCTATGCTATTTGAGCAATACGAGAAATCCTTCATACTCTGCATCCTATAAATTTTGCATGGAATGATGTTCGTGTACGGTCAGTTATATTAGCaataaagttattttattttaatttttaatgaacaaTTACGCTCTTTTTTTGTCACATAACTTTCTTAATAGCTCAAAAACCTATGAATAATGTAGTGATACAGCATTGGTAAATAGAAAAGTAAACACGAAGGACGCGAAGAGCTTTTTCCGGGGACAGAAAGGGAAATAACTTTGATGAAGTTTTCAGTTGACCTCGTCGCGAGAGATGTTGCTgttgtttttttgcaaaatgcaaTTGTCACATTAGAGAGTGTCTTAttagtattaaattaaaattaatcattAATGTAGACACTTCACGCGCAGGAGATAAATTCGAGACGCTGTCCATCAGCAATGGCTACAGCAAGTACATGAAGCTGAAGATACGAAATGTTGGACCCAAGGACTTTGGTTCATATCGATGCGTAGCCAAGAATTCTCTCGGGGAAACAGATGGTCTTATAAAGCTCGATGGTAATTTTATGTTGTACATAAAGTTTCTTGTTTTACAATTGGttgcaatttgaatttaaaatcaataaacttgaaaatttattcttgtatttttttttattgtttatttcgCATTCAGAAATTCCCGCACCAACAACGCCAATGACAACGGAAGTGTACCACTTGAATCGGTCAAGGGTGAAGAATCGGAAGAAGTACCTGTCGAGCTTCGTCACCGTTGGAGACTACGGCGTTGAAGAATGGAAAGATAACAATGGTATAAATAATTGcgctcttttttttatattgcaaTGCTCTAACTTTCATCTATTTTCTCACGCCCGGGAATTAGATTACAATGGAGACTTCTCATTGCCATCGCGAGGGCCACCACCCATTCGACATCCACCTGGTGCATATCATAACAATTCCCATCCACCCTTCATAGCACCATCAACTTCAGCTCTCGTGATACTCGCAATCATCCTCATTATCATGACTCCAATGCTTATGAGATGAGAACATTCCTTCCCGCCCGAAGGGACAACACATTTTGCCACACTTCTCCAGTAAGTTCATCACATTTCTTACATCGTTGCGTTTTCACAGATAAAAAAAGcaacaacaagaaaaaaaagaaacgatataaaaaagaagaaaataataacgTTAAACTCATTGAGTCATTTTCACGCACAGTTTATTTGATAAACAACAGAGACATCTTAAAAAGACAAATCCTATGAATATTGAATGAATTGTGCTatagaactttaaaaaaaagtgaatcttCTCCGTTCTTCACAATAAACCAAAACAAGTCATTTCTTTCTGCGGTGCTAAAGTGTAATTAATATTGATCATTAATACCTAATCGTATAGTTAAGATATTACCAAGCGTATTCAGTTTTCGAGAGtttattctattaaaaaaattgcgATTCTACCTTTGATTTTATCTTccaaatcttttaaaatgaaatatcgtTCAATCGTTCTAGATATGaaacataaataaaacattATGTTACAGGGGTTGCAGGTGAAAGGTAAGAACATCTTCATTAAAAGGAATTCTTTTTTGTCTCATAGTTTTAAAATTCCACATCGATATTAACTAAAAATCTAcaaataattaagaaaagttctacaaaaaatagttaaattcaCAATAAGCAAGAAAAAAGATAACGTGAAACACGAATGAAACTGTCAACTACAGTGCCTACTTTTCTATTCGgaagttagctgaaaaaagtaggggagactggggcaaaaagtaacaaaacggattttttttttacgagCTACCTATGATCCACACAAATTTCtgattagcgcagttttataagaaatttatcgTTCTACAAATTTGTGAAtgtcatttttctctattttgtaaggaaatacatttatcgagccgttttctaaaactTTCTACACGTTTTCTTGTTCCGGATGGATTCATTCGGGGATTGCAATTTCATGAGTGCAaatgagcaaatttatttaGTTCACAAACATTGGCGATAAGCTTTTTATATTGTTTTTGCTGGACGTCCTCTCTTCCTTGGTTTTTCCTCTGCAGATTCCCTTTTTAATTTCGTTTTTTTGGCACTTTCTTGGTGAGCGGATATTCTTGACACCACCACTGAATCTGAACGTCCCGATTTCTTAGACTTGGTTTTTGGATATCCCCttttatattttgtatttttgtcaATGTCCTGTCGAGCTGTAAATTGTGACATCACCTCCGGATTTGGGTTTCCCTCTTCCTCAGTCAGACCAGTTGATACCAgccattttcttttcatttccgGTGGTATAATGATCTGCAGATCTTGAGCATAATTAAATACCAATCTTCTGACACTGCTTATAGACAATCCGAAATGTCTATCGGAACAATTCAGCAAATAGTTTTGCAATGCTGCTTCCTGCTCTTCACTGAATACGTTTGTTCGTCCTTTTTTCGCGGTTTGCACGCATACCGTATCTTTCAAACCGTCTCTTTTTGCCAATAGCGTCGAAGGGTCTGATAgtttatttcgtaaaatttggcgTTTTGTTTTCACCGGAACACCACTTTCCACTATATGCAGCGCCAGCAAGAGTTTTCCTGGGACAAGTGCTTCATTTTTCCTTTTATATTCACGCTTCACGCGCCATCACACTTTTCTGTgtcttttaataataaatgattTGTGAACTAAACTATTTGAATTATTATAATGCCATATTTACAAACCTTAATGTTTTCTCATACACTGAATAATAGAATAAAGAACTTTCAAACTTCTGGAAATTTGGAAATACGGAAAAAAGCGGGAAAAATCGGCGACACATGACAATgtcgtttcttttcgccgtaagacatcagaaaatgcttcggtttttgttactttctgccccataccttttgatactttttaccccaagtggtcgtttttaataaaatgatttctggagaaaagaatattCAGAAAATGCTAATAcggatagcggcttcgtattcaaagaatccaaatcatttaggaaatattcaccagtgcatacattttggaaaataagtaggtcaaaattgatatattctgcaaggaaaatatttcagaaatagaaccaaaaaattcaatattttttattttataaattccttgttGGAATTCTGAGacacttacgacattgaagaaggtctatgaaggctatctatggaaaaaatttgaagCTGCTATTTCTttcatcttggaagatattgaattaagaaattttgatttgtgactttttaccccaatctcccctacagTAGGTGACAGTAGGTACAGAAGACTCTCTCAAATTAGGGCATTTGGGGCCGAAATGTCGcccgaattaaagagaaattcgggcgttaaacttttttaaatgcaacgattttttgttcttctgcatagaaatattaaatttgcttactcatatttaaatttcatgaaaaccccttaataatgcaaaatcacattataattaaaacaaagtctggcaaatttgagcatatttgcttccgaattaacgagagtctactgtagagaCCTGCACGGGTCGGGTTTTAGGGTTTTTTCCAACCCGCACCCGCAGTGAATTTGATCTGTACCCGACCCGACCCGTTGAAATTTAGTGCTATCCGACCCGGCCCGACCCgcaatacaaaaattaatacCCGTGTCCGACCCGACCCGCAAGAAATGTAAATTTACCCGTCTTTTTACTTATTAACCCGAAAAACAGTAATACGGTATTTTGGTTTCATTAACACGATTAACAAATTATTTGGCATATTTGGACAGTAAAACGATTCaattttacatagtaaaatataaaatttcattttaacaaaaataaaaacctAAGATTAACTTTTTAAGAACGAGATGCTTTTTttctgaccgaaaatcaactataaaaaagaaaataataaacaattttttatctTCATGGATTATAGGGACaaaatagtctaaaaatttaagtcatttttctcacCATACcagtaaataattttcactctaatgaaatatGTTATATATgaataggggaaactagggcaccatcaaacacggggtaccaccaaacactaattattatttctaggcattgaataaacgagcagtaaaaagtcaaatttggtcagcaaaaaattcgaaatgatcagtaaaaaattaaaaaaatgatcagtaaaaaataaaaaagggcagcaaaaagtttagaaagatcagtaaaaaattaaaaaagagcagtactttattaaaagcggtcagtaaaaaatgaaaagtggtcagcaaaaaattaaacatgatcagtaaaaagtaaaagatgattagtaaaaaacaaaaagtggtcagtaaaaaataaaaagtggtcagtaaaaaattaaaaatgagcagtaattttcttcattttcaagtgaaatttcgcacatcttgagcctaaaggagactttaatagggtgtaaattatgaggcctctatctctcatagtttccgaaggtttgcggaatctttgtttttttccattttgctttttccaatttgtctttggaatctttttcTTCGGTAACCCTTGTTTTTTGAAAACATTGTCTATGGAAATCttatcttttatatattttaaacaaatatattttattaaataaaataatgatattacaatggtgttttttgaagtttttagtttcgtccttcagggcaaagggaaat encodes the following:
- the LOC129805208 gene encoding lachesin-like, translated to MWFHRNVFYFSVPPMILEQYTSNDMVVREGSNVTLNCKAKGYPEPYIMWRREDGSEMSIGGENVAVVDGEVLSIVKVSRLHMAAYLCVASNGVPPSVSKKLELRVQFPPMLSIPNQLEGAYTGQDVTLECHTEAYPASINYWTTDRGDMIISDTSRAGDKFETLSISNGYSKYMKLKIRNVGPKDFGSYRCVAKNSLGETDGLIKLDEIPAPTTPMTTEVYHLNRSRVKNRKKYLSSFVTVGDYGVEEWKDNNDYNGDFSLPSRGPPPIRHPPGAYHNNSHPPFIAPSTSALVILAIILIIMTPMLMR